In one window of Mytilus galloprovincialis chromosome 6, xbMytGall1.hap1.1, whole genome shotgun sequence DNA:
- the LOC143080820 gene encoding uncharacterized protein LOC143080820, whose translation MSLHFSANQYTNAFDPVKLQNWQVAREYRERPRSFDGFTQIVANNRGHLIPGVKRSRDSPWGTFVGTWDMPLKIPGNTNPTARSGHAVESLLRSKTDGDIVLRGKLKRCKVPDALRVKEDIKADGGIGPGPFETLLMNGSGGRSGARNPEPISTSPKMPPIGSKPMTPTYRSKPPTPTLNWPHPQSPARSAGSRRSGQYPATTNCAVAGTYEPDMPVLSSRTPINWPSPKSCEPPVQA comes from the exons ATGTCTTTACACTTTAGTGCAAATCAG TACACAAATGCTTTTGATCCTGTGAAGTTACAGAACTGGCAGGTGGCAAGAGAATATAGAgag AGACCAAGATCATTTGATGGCTTTACCCAGATAGTTGCCAACAACAGAGGACATTTGATTCCAGGTGTCAAAAGATCAAGAGACTCACCATGGGGCACTTTTGTAGGAACATGGGATATGCCACTGAAAATTCCAG GTAACACAAACCCCACAGCACGGTCTGGACATGCAGTAGAAAGTTTACTGAGATCTAAAACAGATGGTGATATTGTTCTTAGAGGGAAATTAAAGAGATGCAAG GTTCCAGATGCCTTACGTGTAAAGGAAGATATTAAAGCTGATGGTGGTATTGGCCCAGGACCATTTGAAACTCTTTTGATGAATGGCTCAGGAGGAAGATCAGGTGCTAGAAATCCAGAGCCAATATCCACAAGTCCAAAGATGCCACCGATAGGATCTAAACCTATGACACCTACCTATCGTTCGAAACCCCCTACTCCAACACTTAACTGGCCACACCCACAGTCACCAGCTAGGTCGGCAGGATCCAGAAGAAGTGGACAATACCCAGCCACAACGAATTGTGCAGTAGCAGGAACTTATGAACCAGATATGCCAGTGCTGTCATCAAGAACTCCTATTAATTGGCCTTCTCCTAAATCATGTGAGCCACCAGTACAGgcatag